The sequence GAACTCTTAGGGCCGCTGTTGACCAGTGTGTGATAGCTGTACTGCTGGTTTCAGCAGTACCTCCCccattatctttttttctcccttgaaacagaggaaaatagacACCCAGTGCGAATATTAGACGGTAAGAGACCAGTCATCAACGACACGGACAGCAGTAGTTAACTGTAATTCCTTGATTACTTCAAATTGTTTTATATACCGAGGGAATACAACGGATTTTCTTTCCAATGGAGATACGATTTAGTCAGGATTCGTGTTGCATGGAAAAATCGGGCGGAACAATGAGGTGGCGAGTGCTGTTGTTTATCTCAATCCTTCCCTTCGCATCGGTGGTCGGGCAGGTCAGCTACTCCATCCCCGAGGAAATGGCCAAAGGCTCGTTAATCGGTAACATTGCTCAGGATTTAGgtttagacaaaaaaagactGACATCAGGCAAAGCTCGGATTTTTACAGGAGACAGTGCAGGGTACATCGAGCTGAGCAGAGAACGAGGAGCTCTCCTtatcaaagaaaaaatagaCAGAGAGGCGCTCTGTGGACAGACGACGCCCTGCGCGTTGCATTTTCAGGTTATTTTAGAAAACCCCATGGAATTCTACACGGTTGTTGTCGAAATTACAGATATAAATGACAACACTCCAATATTTGAGAAATCTGACATGAACTTCAAAATAAGCGAATCTGCCGTAATAGGAGCAAAATTCTTGCTAGAGAGGGCAATAGATCCCGATGTTGGTATGAATGGTCTACAGAGTTATTTTCTGACGAAAACGGATCATTTTGTGCTGAAATTGAAAGATCAGCCGGATGGAGAAAAGATAGTTGAAATGGTTTTACAAAAACCTcttgacagagaaaaacaagaggagatatttattgtgttaactGCGGTGGACGGAGGGGAACCAAACCTATCAGGCACAGCACAGATACATGTTACAGTGCTCGATGTCAATGACAATGCACCCGTGTTTACGAAGACAGTTTACAAAGCTACAATAACTGAAAACGCCCCACAAGGTACAGTCATAACCAGGGTCAGTGCTTCTGATGCTGATAAAGGATCAAATTCCAAGATAACTTATTCAATATCCAACACAGTTGCAGGTGTACGAGACATGTttgaaattaatgaattaaatggGGATTTGATCTTGAAAAGTAGTGTGGATTATGAAAAGGCACGTTACTATCAAATACATGTGCAAGCCAGTGATGAAGGCGGACTGACAGATTCATGTAAGATTACTGTTGAAGTGACAGACATTAATGATAACACGCCAGTTATTAACATTATGTCACAGACTAATGTAATTGCGGAGGACTCTAAACCAGCAACAGTTGTGACGATGGTGAATGTCCAGGACTTGGATTCCAGTGAAAATGGAAAAGTTCAATGCGCAATTAATGAACATATTCCGTTTACATTAAAGCCGGCATCAAGTAATTTCTTTAACCTAGTAACAGACAGTGatctggacagagagagagcctCTGGGTATAACATAACCGTGACCTGCTCTGATGAGGGAGTGCCGTCCCTCTCCAGCAGCGTCACTCTCACCTTACAGATCTCTGATGTGAATGATAACGCGCCTGTCTTTGAGAGGAGCTCATATGAGGCCTACATTGTAGAAAACAACACACCAGGCCTCTCTATATTCACAGTGAAAGCCAGAGATGCTGACTGGAACCAGAATGCCCGTGTTTCTTACATACTGGAGGACTCCTCTGTTAACGGAGTGCCAGTCTCCTCATATGTGTCCGTTAGTGCTGATAGTGGAGTCATCCATGCAGTTCGGTCCTTTGACTATGAGCAGATCAAAGATTTCCACTTCCGCGTCAAAGCGCAGGATGGAGGTTCCCCTCCACTCAGTAGCAATGTGACTGTGAAAATACTGATCCAGGACCAGAACGACAACCCCCCTCAGGTTCTGTACCCAGTCCAGACCGGTGGCTCTCTGGTGGCTGAAATGGTGCCTCGTTCAGCAGATGTGGGCTATCTGGTCACTAAAGTGGTGGCTGTTGATGTGGACTCTGGACAGAATGCCTGGCTCTTCTATAAACTGCagaaagccacagacagggcgCTGTTTGAAGTGGGCTTACAGAATGGAGAAATAAGAACTATCCGCCAGGTGACTGATAAAGATGctgtgaaacaaagactgactgtTATAGTGGAGGACAACGGGCAGCCCTCTCGTTCAGCTACAGTCATTGTTAACGTGGCGGTGGCGGACAGCTTCCCTGAAGTGCTGTCAGAGTTCACTGACTTTACACACGACAAGGAGTACAATGACAACCTGACTTTTTACTTAGTGTTGGCTCTGGCAGtagtttccttcctcttcatcacgtGTTTAGTGGTTATTATATCAGTGAAAATCtacagatggagacagtctCGCATCCTGTATCACTCCAATCTCCCTGTGATTCCATATTATCCACCACGTTACTCAGACACTTTGGGGACAGGGACTCTCCAACATGTGTACAATTACGAGGTGTGCAGGACAACTGACTCCAGAAAGAGTGACTGTAAGTTCGGCAGAGCTGGTAGTCAGAACGTGCTGATAATGGACCCCAGTTCTACAGGGACGATGCAGCGGATACAGAGTGAAAAGAGCATCCTGGATGAACCAGACTCTCCTTTAGAGGTTAGTTTTCCAGAAGATACAGATTTTCCTCATTTTCCTCATTGACTTATCATAGGCTTATTTTTGCAACAGAGTGAATTACAtctttttcagtatttcataTGTGGTTTGTTTCCTTCCTGAATTTGGTTTAGCTTGTTGGGAATAAGTTTGTACTTCATTTAGTGGTTGTTATTATTCAGCACCGTGGACAGCGCTCAGACTCATGTTACTCAGATGCTTCAAGGAATAGGTAAATTCAAAACGGTGTAATTTCGCCATCTCGTCCTGTGTATGCTCATTGACTCCGTGTACTCTATCCCTctctacttgtgtgtgtgtgtgtgtgtgtgtgtgtgtttctctgtggtgggggtgggggcgTTTTGCAAGCTCCTCTGTTTGTATTATTAGTTTCCGTCGCTCTGGCTATCTGTAGACATCTGTAATAGACTTGTCATTggaaaacaaattgaaaaatcCAATAGGCACCTTTTTTGAAATGTAGAAAATTTAAGGTACATTGGAATCAGGAATCATTGCTTGGAATAGTGTGTTTTCTCATTCAGAACCATGGACAGCGCAAACGTCAGTTTTGTCACTGCAATGCCTTCAGGGTATAGTAACTTGAaaaatcatttacattttaacttttttttttttttttttttttttaaattttgactcACTGATATATAGCTGCTTGCGTGTCTTTGTAGCTGTACATTTGTGTTCTGTGCCGgtacctttttgttttgttgtattattgCTTCATATTCTAATTTATACTATTAGTTGCTTTAGTCGTCTGTTTGTCATTTAACAGTATTGTAGACAACTGGGAATTAATATGTTGTATGAGATTTAAATTCAGCAAAATATCTCTAAGTAAATCTTTTTGTTGTatgtatttgatttattttttttaattgtgattGTCACAATAATACCCAATGTAGTTCAGACCATTGAACAGACAGGGACGCTGTTGGCCATCGAGTTACCGAGGAAGTGTTTGTTTCAGTACCTCCCCTATGCCTCAACATATTACATTGGGGAAAAAGACAGGCAGAGTTAACAGTCGGGATTGCAACGAACAGCATAAGCCAGGAAGGCACAATGGGATTCCTTTGTTCCACAATTTAGGATAAGTGCGACAATTAGGACCACATACGTGTATCTGCGGCTCAAAATCAGAACCAGGGGCGAAGAAAAagaggattttctgtttttcttcacaGGGATGTCGACCGGAACGATGGAGTGGCAAGTGCTGTTGTTTATCTCGGTGCTCTCTCTGAGTGTAGTGCACGGGCAGGTCAGCTACTCAATTCCTGAAGAGATGGCAAAGGGGGCTCTTATAGGTAATATAGCCCAGGATTTAGGTTTAGGTGTGGAAAGATTGAAGTCTGGTAAAGCTCGTATATATACTGGTAACACTGAGGAGTACATTGAgctaaagagagaaagaggagccCTCCTTATTAAAGACAGAATAGACAGAGAATCGCTCTGCGGACAAACGATGCCTTGCGCActacattttcaaatgatccTGGAAAACCCAATGGAATTTTACACGGTTACTGTCGAAATTACCGATATAAACGACAATCCTCCCACATTTGAGAGAAGtgagatgaaatatgaaattaGCGAATCAGCTCTTACTGGAGCTCGATTCGTGTTGGAGAAAGCCGTAGACGATGATGTTGGTGTTA comes from Thunnus maccoyii chromosome 8, fThuMac1.1, whole genome shotgun sequence and encodes:
- the LOC121902134 gene encoding protocadherin beta-16-like; protein product: MEIRFSQDSCCMEKSGGTMRWRVLLFISILPFASVVGQVSYSIPEEMAKGSLIGNIAQDLGLDKKRLTSGKARIFTGDSAGYIELSRERGALLIKEKIDREALCGQTTPCALHFQVILENPMEFYTVVVEITDINDNTPIFEKSDMNFKISESAVIGAKFLLERAIDPDVGMNGLQSYFLTKTDHFVLKLKDQPDGEKIVEMVLQKPLDREKQEEIFIVLTAVDGGEPNLSGTAQIHVTVLDVNDNAPVFTKTVYKATITENAPQGTVITRVSASDADKGSNSKITYSISNTVAGVRDMFEINELNGDLILKSSVDYEKARYYQIHVQASDEGGLTDSCKITVEVTDINDNTPVINIMSQTNVIAEDSKPATVVTMVNVQDLDSSENGKVQCAINEHIPFTLKPASSNFFNLVTDSDLDRERASGYNITVTCSDEGVPSLSSSVTLTLQISDVNDNAPVFERSSYEAYIVENNTPGLSIFTVKARDADWNQNARVSYILEDSSVNGVPVSSYVSVSADSGVIHAVRSFDYEQIKDFHFRVKAQDGGSPPLSSNVTVKILIQDQNDNPPQVLYPVQTGGSLVAEMVPRSADVGYLVTKVVAVDVDSGQNAWLFYKLQKATDRALFEVGLQNGEIRTIRQVTDKDAVKQRLTVIVEDNGQPSRSATVIVNVAVADSFPEVLSEFTDFTHDKEYNDNLTFYLVLALAVVSFLFITCLVVIISVKIYRWRQSRILYHSNLPVIPYYPPRYSDTLGTGTLQHVYNYEVCRTTDSRKSDCKFGRAGSQNVLIMDPSSTGTMQRIQSEKSILDEPDSPLEVSFPEDTDFPHFPH